One segment of Solanum stenotomum isolate F172 chromosome 1, ASM1918654v1, whole genome shotgun sequence DNA contains the following:
- the LOC125870815 gene encoding F-box/kelch-repeat protein At3g06240-like, producing the protein MAMSKAKYLPEELIIDIFYRLPVKSIGRCRCLSKHWRNFLSDPQFIKLHFNLHAHTQEEKLIIVSWLCELHTITLSHDILEDAFIDSISTKVDFQQLTHNWISVAGSCNGLVLVIDRDNVQFLINPTTLEYHKFPVFDWALPPKTSCYMYGLAYDIVSDDYKVVSLSYRDTNNEFMSNTYVDLYSVRKSHWETLGISPYDHSLTDRASGVLVNGALHWLACRTFEYSTAIAAFDLSVDKFLEVPGPIDLQDNCFMCNLATLKGCLCVSTSLPRDINTVTFWIMKEYGVKESWTKFKIIEPSLDDSLSTLLCSITDDDDVLLDVDEEWVIYNLKENRRKDLLIDVNPITHEARTFVDSLVSPYFGNETEGSASKDSTKTQHHIFLHPQIKSLAMRRPNGHKRIEIARNQNQTNLQVTFSKRRVGLFKKVSELSTLYGANVAIVAFSPSNKVYACGHPSVESIVDKFVKENPPPDTDDPNPLL; encoded by the exons ATGGCGATGAGCAAAGCTAAATACCTACCCGAAGAACTCATCATTGACATTTTCTACAGACTCCCTGTAAAGTCCATTGGGCGGTGTAGGTGCCTATCAAAGCACTGGCGCAATTTTCTCTCAGACCCACAATTCATCAAACTTCACTTCAATCTCCACGCCCATACACAAGAAGAGAAGCTCATTATCGTCTCTTGGCTATGCGAACTTCATACTATCACGCTTAGCCACGACATCCTCGAAGATGCATTCATCGATAGCATTTCAACAAAGGTTGATTTTCAGCAGCTCACACATAACTGGATTTCTGTAGCTGGGTCTTGTAATGGTTTGGTCTTAGTGATTGATAGGGACAATGTTCAATTTTTGATCAACCCAACTACCTTAGAATACCATAAATTTCCTGTTTTTGATTGGGCTCTTCCTCCAAAAACTAGCTGTTACATGTATGGTTTAGCGTATGATATTGTTAGTGATGATTATAAGGTGGTTTCTCTTTCTTATCGTGATACGAATAATGAATTTATGTCTAATACTTATGTGGATTTGTACTCTGTGAGAAAGAGTCATTGGGAGACACTTGGGATTTCTCCTTATGATCATTCACTCACTGACCGTGCTTCTGGGGTTTTGGTTAATGGGGCTTTGCATTGGTTGGCATGTAGAACTTTTGAATATTCAACCGCAATTGCTGCTTTTGATTTAAGTGTTGATAAATTCTTGGAGGTACCAGGACCTATTGATCTTCAGGATAATTGCTTTATGTGTAATCTTGCCACTCTTAAAGGGTGTCTTTGTGTATCTACCAGTTTACCCCGAGACATAAACACAGTTACATTTTGGATCATGAAAGAGTATGGGGTTAAGGAGTCTTGGACCAAATTTAAGATTATAGAACCGAGTTTGGATGATTCTCTTAGTACGCTACTGTGTTCCATtactgatgatgatgatgttttATTGGATGTCGACGAAGAATGGGTTATCTACAATCTGAAGGAGAATCGGCGTAAGGATCTGTTGATTGATGTAAATCCTATTACGCATGAAGCTCGAACTTTTGTTGATAGCCTTGTCTCTCCTTACTTTGGCAACGAAACTGAGGGTTCAG CATCCAAGGACTCGACAAAGACTCAACATCACATTTTCTTACATCCTCAAATCAAAAGCTTAGCCATGAGAAGACCTAATGGCCACAAAAGAATTGAAATTGCGaggaatcaaaatcaaaccaacttaCAAGTAACATTCTCAAAAAGACGTGTTGGCCTATTTAAAAAGGTAAGTGAGCTCTCTACTTTGTACGGTGCTAATGTTGCTATTGTAGCTTTTTCTCCCAGCAACAAAGTATACGCATGTGGACACCCTTCCGTCGAGTCAATTGTGGATAAATTTGTCAAAGAGAATCCTCCACCTGACACTGATGATCCTAACCCATTATTGTAG